From the genome of Pararhizobium sp. A13, one region includes:
- a CDS encoding GNAT family N-acetyltransferase, whose protein sequence is MLKPSDPVVFEACYKGYTLSTDRSRIDPAVVYRFLAGESYWARSLTLPQLQRALDGSLVIGVYAPDGSLAAFGRLVTDHAVFAYLRDVFTLPAHRGQGLASWLTVEIRNHPELKDVSSWMLSTKDAHAVYERAGYRRAPHPEYYMTMPKPEEEA, encoded by the coding sequence ATGCTGAAGCCGAGCGACCCAGTCGTTTTTGAAGCCTGCTACAAGGGCTACACGCTGAGCACTGACCGCAGCCGGATCGATCCGGCCGTGGTCTATCGCTTCCTCGCGGGCGAATCCTACTGGGCGCGTAGCCTGACATTGCCTCAGCTTCAACGAGCCCTCGATGGCTCGCTCGTGATCGGCGTTTACGCTCCGGACGGCTCGCTCGCCGCCTTCGGTCGATTGGTGACGGATCATGCCGTCTTCGCATACCTGCGCGATGTCTTTACCCTGCCCGCCCATCGCGGACAGGGGCTTGCTTCCTGGCTCACCGTCGAGATCCGCAACCACCCGGAACTGAAGGACGTGTCGAGCTGGATGCTCTCTACCAAGGATGCCCATGCGGTCTATGAACGCGCGGGCTACCGGCGAGCTCCTCATCCGGAGTATTACATGACCATGCCGAAGCCGGAGGAAGAGGCATAA